The segment ATGGAGAAGCCCAGGGCCGTCACCATGGGGTGGCAGAAGAAGGTGCTGGCCGGGGTGTTGACGGGAACCGGCAGCAGGGGCAGGTTGTGGCTGCCCCGGGTATCGCCGGCCACGAAGGCGCCCAGGGCGAAGGGCGGGCCGAACTCCTCGGTGGCCGGGAAGATCTTCTGCACCCGCACGATGGCCACGGGGTCGTCCTTGCCCACATAACGGCCGGCGATCTGCCGCAGGCGGGTGGTGCTGACGGCGGCAGCCTGTTCGTCCGGGTACTTGCGCGACCAGATGCCGGCGATGACGTAGCGGTGGGTGTCGCGCAGCAGGGCGGCGATGTCGTAGAGCCGCTCCGGGGCATCCAGGGTGATCGACCGGTCGCCCTCGGTGTGCTCGACGTCCATGATGACGAACCGGAAACCGGCATGCAGTTCCTCGGAAAGCAGCAACCCGGGGGAGTACATGGGGTCGGCGAAGGCCAGGTAAAGCGGCAGGTTGAAGGCGCCCGGCTCCGTCTTGTCGGCCGCCAGGATCATCAGCGCCTCATTGGGCCGCTCGCGCAGGGTCAGCTCCGCCACCTGGGGCCCCAGGCCGCGCACGTTGCCCGAGAAGGCGTCCTTCAACAGATCCTGGCCCGCCCCGTAGAGCCCCTGGCGCTGGGCCACCTCCGTACCGGCCCGGAAGGCCTCCCACGCCAGCCCGTGGATCGCCTCGTCGCCGAGCCCGCGCTGGTGGGTCATGAGGATGGAGATGTCGTCGCCGCAGTAGAACACCCGGGCGTCCAGCAGCAGGCCGCCCCTCTCGGCCTCCACCCGCTGCTGCACCGCCGCCAGCAGCTCGTCGCTGGGGCGGGTGTGGCCGCCTACGCTGCCCACGTCGGCCTTGATGACGCTGACCGTGACCTCCATGGCGCAAACCCCCATCGGACCGCGACGCCAGGTGCGCATCGCGGCCGGTGTTGAACGGCCTTCCCGCCAGCCAATTCAACAGGGGCGTGGCAGATTCCTACATTGCAGGGAGGTCCCGGGGCATCCGAGGTCCTGGGGAAACGGGCTGCAAGGACCCCGCAGGCCGCCAAGGGGCCGGCGGGCTTGCCGGGGAGCCGGGAGCGGCCCGGGAGCGCGCCGCGGCCTGCGCCCGGCCGGCATCAGCCGGCCGGGCGGCGGTAAACGGGCTCGCCGCCCACGTAGGTCGCCAGCACGGGGATGTGGCGGAGCTCGTGGGGGGCCACCCGCCACGGATCGGCCCCCAGCACCACCGCATCGGCCATGGCGCCAGGCAGCAGGCTGCCCCACAGTCCTTCCGCCAGGGCCCCGCAGGCGGCGCCGGCCGTGTAGGCCTGCAGGACCTCCCCCACGCTCAACCGCTCTTCGGGATGCCAGCCGCCCGGCGGGTCTCCCTGCAGGTCGTCCCGGGTCACCGCCGCCTGGATCCCCTCCAGGGGCGCCAGCGGCTCGATGGGGGCGTCGGATCCTGCCGAGAGCGGTACACCGGCTTCCCGCAGGCTGCGCCAGGCGTAGGCCCAGCGGCTCCGCCCCGGCCCCAGCCGCTCCTCCACGAAGGCCAGGTCCGAGGCCAGGAACCGGGGCTGGATCTCGGCCACCACCCCGGCCGCCGCCAGCTGTGCGGGGTGCTCGGGCGCCATGACCTGCACGTGGATCAGCCGGTGCCGCCCCGGACCGGCCCGGCGCCGGGCCGCCTCCACCGCTGCCAGGGCCGCGTCCACCGCCCGGTCGCCGATGCAGTGGATGGCCACCTGGTAGCCGGCCGCCGCTGCTTCGGCAACCAGCGAAGCCAGTTCCTCCGGGCTGTGGCGCAGCAGGCCCCGCTCCCGGCCGTCCCCGTCGGCGTACGGGTCCCGCAGGGCCGCCGTCCGCCCGCCCAGGGACCCGTCGGCAAAGAACTTGATCGACCCCATGCGCAGCCAGGCGTCCCCGTGGCCCGAAGGCAGCCAGGCGCGGGCGTCGTCCAGGGCCTCCCGGCCCACGTCCAGCGCGACCCGCAGGGGCCGCCCCCGCTCCCGGGCGGCCCGGTAGAGGGCCAGCACGTCCCCGAGCTCGCCCGGCTGGTGGACGTCGTGGCTGTGGACGGCGGTGATCCCCGCGGCATGGGCCGAGCGGATCACCTCCAGCAGACCGGCCAGCCGCTCCTCCAGGCCGGGGGCCGGCCGGGCGGCCGCCACCCGTTCGATGGCGGTCTCCTCGAGCAAACCCGTCAGTTCCCCCGTGACCGGGTCGCGGCCGAAACGCCCGCCGGCGGGGTCGGGGGTGTCCCGGTGGACCCCGGCGGCCGCCAGCGCCAGGCTGCTGGCCACGGCGACGTGCCGGCAGACGCGGCGCAACAGCACGGGATGCTGCGGTGCCGCCCGGTCCAGCAAGGCCCGGTCCGGCCAGACCGGCGGGTCGAACCGGCTCTGGTCCCAGCCGTAGCCCTCGATCCAGGTGCCGGGCGGCAGCTGGGCGGCTCGCCGCGCCACCCGCCGCTCCAGCTCGTCCAGGGAGGTCACGTCCCGGAGATCCAGCTGGGTGGCCACCTGCCCGCACCAGAGCAGGTGGCAGTGCCCGTCCACGAACCCCGGCAGGACCACCGCGTCCCGGGGCAGCACCTCCACCTCCGCCCGGGGTCCCGCCACCGCCCGCACCGCCGCCTCGGAGCCAAGGGCCTCCACCCGCCCTCCGCGGAAGAACACGGCCTCCGCCGGCCGCACCCCGCTGCCGGGTGCGGGGACGATGCGCCCCACCAGAACCCGACCGGCAGCAGCGGCGGCAGCCCCTTGGCCCCCTCCCCCCGCCACCTCACCGGAAGCACCCACTGGCACGACGAAACCTCCTCCGGACCACCCCGCCCGCCGGTACGTGGCCGCCCCTCAGCGGCGGGCGGCTTCCGCCGGTGCCCCCAGCAGCCGCTGGAGGGCCGCCCGCGCCAGGATCTCCGCCGGGTCGACCCAGGGCACGGGAAAGTCCCCGGGCCGTAGCACCAGCGGCAGCTCCGTACAGCCGGCGATCAGCACCCGGGCGCCCCGCTCCACCAGGTGGGTCCCGGCCTCCAGCAGCCGCTGGCGGGCCGGCTCATAGACGCCGGCCTTGATTCCGTCGGCGCCGAAGATGGCCCGCGTCACCTCGGCCTGGTATTCGGGCGCCGGGACCACCACCTCCAGCCCCACCTCCGCCAGGGCCCGGTGATAGAGGCCGCTCTCCACCGTGAGCTCCGTGGCCAGCAGACCGGCCGGGCCGCCGGCCGGCGGCAGGCCAGGTGCCCCGCCGGCCACCAGGGCCCGGGCCACCTCCCGCATGATGTGGAGGATGGGCACGGGGCTGGCGGCCTGCAGGCGGTCAAAGTAGACGTGGGCCGTATTGCAGGGGATGAGGATCAGGCTGGCCCCCAGGGACACCAGCCCCTGGATCGAGGCCACCATGGCCGGCACCGGATCGGGCCCCGCGCCGCGCAAGAAGGCCGTCCGGTCGGGGATCTTGGGGTTGTTGTCGATGACGATGCGCACGTGGTCCTGGTCGACCCGCGCCGGGGTGGCGCGGACGATCTTGGCGAAGAGGTCGACGGTGGCCTCGGGCCCCATGCCGCCCAGGATGCCGATGGCCGGGCCCGGGTCGCCGCACCGGCCGGCCTCCGCCGCCCGCACGGCATAGTCGTCGCCGGGTCCCGCCCCGCAGGATCCTCCGTCCCTTGCCGGCCCCGAGCGGGCTGCGCAGGGGCCGGCCCCGGGACGGTCCGCCTGGTGCGAAGGGACGCCGTTGGGCGCAAGACCGTTGATGGAGATCCTCTGTGAAGGCTTCGTCATCGTCCATCGGGCCTCCGGCGGCCGGCGGCCCGGACCCGCCCTGTCCGGGTCCCTCCCTCCAGGGCAGGGGCCGCCGGCAGAATGACCTGTTGCTTCGACGGGCCGGCGGGCCCTCCTGCCCGGGGGGCCGCCCGGGCCTTGCCAGCGGGCCCCCGGGTGCACGCACCAGGGGGCCAGGGACCCGGGGCTGCTCACCCCGGGGCGGGCAAGTCGGGACGCCAGCCGGGTTCGGCAGGGTCGCCGCACCGACGGTCTATGCACCGGCGGCGGGACAGGTGCCCAGGACGCGGCCCGCCCGGTCCCCTTCGCCTGCCAGCCCCCGTCCCGCCGTCCGGCCGGCCTCCCCTCAGGCGCCCGCCGCCTCCAGCTGGTGGACCACGGCCGCGCAACGCGGGCAAAGGTCGGGATGGGCGGCATCGCCGCCGACGCCGGGCACGTGCCGCCAGCAACGGGCGCAGCGGGCCAGGTCCGTGCGCTCCACCCGTACCGCCGGATCCCGGGCCGGCTGGCCCGCGGCCTGCCCCGGGCCCCCGGCCCCCTCCCCTGCGGTGCCGGCCGCCGGGCCGGGTTCGACCACCACCTCGGCCACCAGGAACAGCTCCGGCAGGTCCCGGGACAGCGCCTCCAGGACCCGGGCCGCCTCCTCCCGGGCTCCCGCGATGACCACCCGGGCCTCGGCGGGCACGTCGATCACCTTCTCCTGGCGCGCCTGCTCCAGAGCGCGGTAGACCGCTTCCCGCACCTCGAACAGCACTTCGTAGCGGCGCAGCAGCTCCTCGTCCCGCCAGGCGGCGTCAGGCTCGGGCAAGAGGGCCAGGTGGACGCTCTCCGGATCGCCCTCCAGCCGGGGCAGGTGGCCCCAGACCTCTTCCGCCGTGTGGCAGAGCACCGGGGCCAGCAGCAGGGTCAGATGGCGCGCCAGCTGGTAGAGCACCGTCTGGGCCGCCCGGCGCCGCGGGTCGGCGGGCAGGGAAGCGTAGAGCCGGTCCTTGAGCACGTCCAGGTAAAAGGCGCTGAGGTCGGTGACGCAGAAGTTGTGCACGGCGTGGTAGACCAGGTGATACTGGTATTCCTCGTAGGCCCGCCGCACCCGTTCCGTCACCTGGGCCAGCCGGGCCAGCGCCCAGCGGTCCAGCTCACCCAGCTCCCCGTACGGCACGGCGTCCCGGGCCGGGTCGAAGTCCCCCAGGTTGGCCAGCAAAAAGCGCAGGGTGTTGCGGATCTTGCGGTAGACCTCGGCCATCTGCTTGAGGATGTCCTCCGAGATCCGCACGTCCCCCCGGTAGTCCGACGAGACCGCCCACAGGCGCAGCACGTCGGCCCCGTAGCGCCGGATCACGTCGTTGGGGTCGACCACATTGCCCAGGGATTTGGACATCTTGCGGCCCTCGCCGTCGACCACGAAGCCGTGGGTCAGCACCGCCCGGTAGGGCGCCCGGCCGCGGGTGGCCACCGCCGTCAGCAGGGACGACTGGAACCAGCCCCGGTGCTGGTCCGACCCCTCCAGGTAGAGATCGGCCGGCCAGGTCAGATCCTCCCGGGTCTCCAGTACGGCGGCGTGGCTCGATCCCGAGTCGAACCACACGTCCATGATGTCGGTCTCCTTGCGGAAGCCCTGGCGGCTGCCGCAGTGGGGGCAGGCGAAGCCCTCGGGCAGGATCTGGGCCGCCTCCCGCAGGAACCAGGCGTTGGACCCCTCCCGCCGGAAGAGCTCGGCCACCGCCCGGATGCTCTCCTCGGTGATGACCGGCTCCTGGCAGGCCTCGCAGTAGAACACCGGGATCGGCACCCCCCATGCCCGCTGGCGGGAGATGCACCAGTCGCCCCGGTCGGCCACCATGTTGTGGATACGCTCCCGGCCCCATTCGGGGATCCAGCGCACCCCGTCGATGGCCTCCAGGGCCTGCCGGCGGAAGCCCTCCACCGAGGCGAACCACTGGGTGGTCGCCCGGAAGATCACCGGCTGGCGGCAGCGCCAGCAGTGGGCGTACTGGTGCCGGATGGTGCCCTGGGCCAGCAGGGCTCCCGCTTCCTCCAGGGCGCGGGTGATGTGGGGGTTCGCATCGGCGTAGAACAGGCCCGCGAAGGGCCCGGCCTCGCCGGTGAAGCGGCCGCTGGCGTCCACCGGGCTCAGCACGGGCAGGCCGTAGCGGCGGCCCACCTCGAAGTCTTCCTGGCCGTGGCCCGGGGCGGTGTGCACCAGGCCGGTGCCCTCCTCCATGCTCACGTGCTCGGCCAGCACCACCGGCGAGGTGCGATCGAACAGGGGATGTCGGTAGGTGACCCCCTCCAGCTCGGCTCCGGTCCAGGGGCCGGAGCGGCCGCGCTCCTCCAGCCCGGCGGCCGCCAGCACCCTTTCCACCAGCGGCTCGGCCACCACCAGCAGCCCGCGGCCGGTCTCGACCGCCACGTAACGGGCCTCGGGGTGGACGGCGATGGCCAGGTTGGCCGGGATCGTCCAGGGGGTGGTGGTCCAGATCACCAGCCGCGCGCCCCCGGGCAGCCGGCCACGGCCGTCCACCACGGGAAAGGCGACGTAGATGGAGGGCGACGTCTTCTCCCGGTACTCGATCTCGGCCTCCGCCAGGGCCGTCTCGTCCACGGGGCACCAGTAGACCGAGTAGAGGTTGCGGTAGATGTAGCCCCGCCGGGCCATCTCGCCGAAGACCTCGATCTGCTTCGCCTCGTACTCCGGCTCCAGGGTGAGGTAGGGGCGCTCCCAGTCCCCCAGCACGCCCAGGCGGCGGAACTGCTGGCGCTGCCGGTTCATCTGGTCCAGGGCATAGTCGCGGCAGCGGTTGCGCAACTCGACGGGCGAGATGGCCCGCCGGTCGACGCCCAGCACCTCCAGGGCCCGGCGTTCGATGGGCAGGCCGTGGGTATCCCAGCCGGGCACGTAGGGCGCGTCGTAGCCCGCCATGGAGGCGTGGCGCACCACCACGTCCTTGAGGATCTTGTTGAGGGCCGTGCCCACGTGGATGTCGCCGTTGGCGTAGGGCGGTCCGTCGTGCAGGACGAACCGCGGCCGCCCGCGGCGCGCCTGGCGGAGCCGCCGGTAGAGGTCCATATCGTCCCAGCGGCGCTGGATCTCGGGCTCCCGCTGGGGCAGGTTCGCCCGCATGGGGAAGTCCGTCTGCGGCAGGTTGAGGGTCTCGCGGTAGTCCATGCTCCTCCTCCTCATCGATATGGACGGTCTGGATGGACGGCCTGGGCAAGGGCGGCCTGAAAAGAAAAACCCCCGTCGCCAAAGGGCGAAGGGGGTTCCCTCGCGGTACCACCTTTGTTCCCGGGCTGCCGGTTGCCGTCCGGCCCACCGCCGGCCAGGCAGGGGCCGGTCCTCCCTGGGCCGCCCCCGGCGGTAATCGCCGGACCGCGGGAGGACCCGGCCGGGCCCTGAACGGCGGCGCCACCCACGGGCGCGGGCATGACCGCACCCCGGCGGTGCAAGTCCTGTCGGCCCGGGCACTCTTGCGGCCCGTTAACGGGGGCCAGGCGGCCCAGCCTACTGCGCTGCCCCCCGGCCCGAGGCAGGGACCGCCGCGGGCCGGGGGCCGGTTCGGTGGGCGGCTCGGGGGGGATCTTCGGGCGGCAACCGGCGCCCGGGCTCACAGCCGCCGGCCCGGGCTCTCTGCAGCCGGCGGGGTGCCGGCCCTACTGGCCCCCTCATCGCCGTATCCCGGCGGCGGGCGGCGCCGGGAGCCGGTGGCAGCCCGCTACCCGGCGGCGCCCGCCCTGTCGAAGCATGGCATGATTAGGGAATAGTCTAGTGATCCCGGCGCAGGCCGTCAAGGAATCCCGCCCCGGCTAGAAACCCGGCATCCGATCCCGGCCGGCCGCCACCTCCCGGGCGGCACCCCAGCTCCCCGAGCCCCGGTGCATGACGGCCGGCCGCACGCCCTCTCCTTCGCCTGCCGCGGGGCGGGCGCCGGTCCGGTGCGGGGAGGCGTCGCCAGGCCCGCCGGCCGGCCCCTGTGCTCCGGCCGGCCCTTCATCGCCTTCCGTTTCCTCCCGGGCGCCCTCTTCGGCAGCCTCCCGGGTCTCTTCTCCACCCAGGCCGGGTTCTTCGTCCAGCAGCTGCAGGTGGGCCATCAGCATGGCCCGCATCCGCGCCCGGGCCACCTTGATGCTGTTCACCAGCTCCTGGTAGCGGCGCTCCATCTCCTCCGCCTTCGCCCGAGCCGCCTGGATGATCTGGTCCGCCTCCAGCCGGGCCTGATTGATGGTCAGCTCGGCCTGCTTCTGGGCGCTGGCCTTGACCTCCTCCGCCGTCTCCTGGGCCACCACCAGGGTGTTGTGCAGGGTGTCCTCCAGCTGGCGGTACTGCTCCAGCTTGGCGTTCAGCGCCTCCACCTGCTCGCGCAGGGCCGCGTTGTCACGCAGCACCTGGTCGAACTCCCGGCCCACCTGCTCGAGGAACTCGTCCACCTGGGTCTCGTTGTAGCCGCGGAAAGAGCGGGAAAACTGCTTGTTGTGGATGTCCAGCGGCGTCAGGGCCATGCTCCCACCTCCCGGGATCGGTGACCGCGGCGCCCCGGCCGGCGGCCGGGGCGCCGCGGCGGGTTCATCCGAACAACCTGTACAGCAGCGATACCAGCAGCCGCTCCACCAGCTGGACCAGCAGGAGGGCGACCAGGGGCGACAGATCCAGGGGCCCGGTGGCGGGCATCACCCGCCGGATGGGCGCCAGGACCGGTTCCGTCAACTGGACCAGTACACGGTAGATATCGTGAAAGGTCCGGTTGTAGTTACCCTGGATGAACCACGACATGATCACCCGGATCAGCAAGAGCCAGAAGAACGCCGTGGCGAGCCCTTGGATCAATCGCACGAGGAACAGGACGAGCAAATCGGTCAACGCTCACCCTCCTACGGCCGCGCCCGGGTCCGGTGCCGGGTAGCCTACCCTTCGGTGAGGCCGGCCGGTGATGCCCGCCGGAGGCCATCACCCCCGGCGCCGCTGCCGCCGCCTCGCATCAATCCCGGGTGAGGAAGTCCGGCCGGTCGACCAGGGTCTCCACGTTCTGGGGGGCGAAGAACACCACCCCGTTGGCGATGCGGTGCATCTCCCCGTTCAAGGCATAGATCGTGCCGCTCAGGAAGTTGAGGATGCGCTGGGCCGTCTCCTTGTCGGTGTCCTCCAGGTTGAGGATCAGCGGCCGCCGGTTCTTCAGGTGCTCGGCGATCTCCTGGACCTCGTCGAAGGACTGAGGGCGGGCGATCACCACCCTCTGGGAGCGCCCCCCCGCCGCCAGGGGAACCAGCTGGCCCGGCCGGGGTCCCGGGCCGCCCTCCCCCCGCTCCCGGTGGCGGCCGTCCCGGCGCCGCGGGGCCGCCTGCGCACCCTGCGGTTCCTCCCCCGCCGGCGCCTCCACCACTTCCTCCTCCACCTCGAAGCCGATCAGGGACAGCAGCCGGTCCATCCACCCCATGGGCATTCCTCCTCATCCACGCTCGCCGAAGATGGCCCGGCCGATGCGCACGATGGTGGCGCCTTCCTCCACCGCCACCTCGAAGTCGTCGGTCATCCCCATGGACAGGTGGCGCAGCTCGATGCCCGGCAGGCCGCGGCACTGCCGGGCGGCCTCCTCCGCCAGCTGGCGCAACTGCCGGAAGACGGGCCGCACCCTTTCCGGATCATCGGTCGGGGGCGCCACGGTCATGAGCCCCACCACCTGCAAACCCTTCATTCCGGCCACCTGCTGGAGAAAGGGGACCACCTTCTCCGGCGGCAGGCCGGCCTTGGTGGGCTCCCCGGCCACGTTGACCTCCACCAGACACGGGAGGACCCGGCCGCAGCGGCCCGCCCGCCGGTCGACCTCCTGGGCCAGGGCCAGGCGGTCGAGGGAGTGGAGCAGGTGGCAGTGCCGGGCGATGTACTTGACCTTGTTGGTCTGCAGGCGGCCGACGAAGTGCCAGCGGACGTCCTCGCCGAAGGCCGGAAACTTGTCCCGGGCCTCCTGGGCCCGGTTCTCTCCGAAATCGCGGATGCCGGCGGCGTACGCCTCCCGCATGGCCGCCACGGGCACCGTCTTGCTCACGGCCACCAGGGTCACCTCACCGGGATCCCGCCCGGCCCGGGCCGCCGCGGCGGCGATGCGGTCCCGCACGGCCGCCACCCGCTCGGCAATGGTCATGGATGCTGTCGCTCCCCGGATGATGCCGGCGGCCGGGCCGCGCCCTGAAAGACCCGGCACCGGGCGGCGGGCCGGCCGGTGCCGCCTTCCGCCCCGCTGCGCGGGCAAGCCGCTCTGCTGCGGGCGATCCGGCACGGGCCGGCCCCGGCACCTGGGGCGGGCCCGCCCGGCCGCGGGCCGCGGAACGCGCCGCCAGCCTTCCAGTGTAGCAGGGCGATTCCATACCGGGCGGCGCGTCTCCTGCCGGTTTCGACATCCTTGGCGGGCGGCGGCGTGGCCGGCGCTGGCAGCGTGACATGGGCGTGACGGGGTGTGGGCGGCATGGCGTGGGGGCGGGCGGCGCGGCATGCAGGGCCGGAGCCTGCAGGGAGCCGCGAGCTCTACCGGGGCCCTGTGCCGGCGGCGGGACCGGCTGCTCCCCCGCACCGGGCCCATGGCTCGCCCTGCGGTATTGCTCACATCGCCCCCGGCGCTGCCGTAGCCCCTGGGCCGCGGGCGCGGCGCGAAAGGGTCCCGGCGGCCCCGGGGCGCTTCAGCTCGCGGGGGCCCCGGGGCGGATGCCGATCAGGCCCGCCATCCGCCCTGTGCGGCCGCCGCTGGCCCGGTGGGAGAAGAACGTCTCGGTGTCGCAGGCGGTACACAGCCCCGCCACGGCGACGTGCCGCGGATCCAGGCCCGCCTCCACCAGCAGCCGCCGGTTGGTCTCCCACAGGTCCCAGTGCCGGTAACCGGCTCCCCGAGGGGAGGGGGACAGCACTTCCTCCGCCCAGGGCAGCCGGCGGCCCAGGGACTCCAGGACAGGCTCGTCCACCTCGAAGCAGCAGGGGCCGATGGAGGGTCCGATCAACGCGTGCAGGCGCTCCGGCCCGGTCCCCAAGGCCTCGGCCAGCGCCCGGGCCGCCGCCGGCGCCACCCCCGCCAGGGTGCCGCGCCAGCCGGCGTGGGCCAGGGCCACGCCCCTGCGGGATGCCGTGGCGCTGCCCCAGAGGAAGACGGGCACGCAGTCGGCGAAGGTCGCCCACAGGAGGACGCCGGGGTCGGTGGTGACCAGCGCATCGGCTTCCGGCCCCCGGCCGGGCGCCCAGGGCTCGCCGGCCCGGGCCACGGCCACCGCTGCGCCGTGGACCATGCGCGGCATGGCGACCCACTGCCACTCCGGACCAGCGGCGGCCAGCACCCGCTGCCGGTTGGCCTCGACGCGGGCCGGTTCGTCCGCGGTGGAGCGGCCCAGGTTGAGTTCCGCCCAGGGGCCCCGGCTGACGCCTCCCCGGCGGGTGGTGAAGGCCAAGAAAAGCCAGGGCGGCGCACCGGAAGGAACGAGCCACTCCACCCCGCCCACCCGCTGCCGCCGCATGACGGCCCCGGTCTGCCGCCCGGCCTCCGGGACCGCGCCTTCAGGGGCCACGCTGCTCCCTCCCCGCCGGCACCATCATGCTGCGCCGGGCGCGGGCACCGGGGCGGTACCTTGCTGCGACCGGGCCGGCCCGCCCGGCCGGCCGCCTTCCGCGGGCCGGCCCGGCCGGCCGCAGCCCCTTCGCCGCAGCCGCCGGGCCGTCCTCGCAGGGCCGCCCGGCACCCCTCAACCGGCGCTCGCCTGCATCCCTTCGCGGCCGGAACCCGCGGCCCCTTCCATGTCGACGAAACCCGGCACGTTGACCAGGATCACGTCCTGGCCGAAGCGGACGATCTGCTCCCAGGGGATCACGTAGTCCCGGTCGCGCCCGAACAGGCCGAACCAGCGGGCAGGCCCGGGCACCACAATGGCCTGGATGCGCCCGGTCTGGAGGTCGATCTCCACATCGCCCACCCAGCCCAGCCGCCGCCCGTCCACGATGTTGATCACGTCGCGGGTGCGCAGGTCGGAGGTCTTCAGCACGGCGCTCACCCCCGCAGCTCATGCCGCCCGCGATCAGGGTATGCCGGGACGGGCGCCCGTGTCCCCCCGAGGTCCGCCCACCAGCCTTGTCCGGGATGGCGCGGCACGCCCCGGCGCCTGGAGCATGCCCGCATCGAGCATGCCCGCGTCGCCGGGCGGGAACGGGCTGTCCCGCCGTCCCCTGGCGGCCGGTGAACCGGGGGGCCATCCGCGGCGGCCGGCGCGTGCGGCAGAGGTGGCGCGTCCCTTGAACCGGCGCCCCGGGCGAGCCTAATGGGATGCGGAGGCCCGCTGGGCCCATCCCAGGGACGCCCACCAGCGGCCGATGCGGGCCTGCCACCATTCCAGGAGGAACCAGCGCGGGGCCGGCGCCGCCTGCCAGGCCGTCCCGTCGCCGCCCGCCTGAACCGGGGACCAGGAGGGTGCAGCCGCCCCGGGAGCCGCCAGGGCCCCTGCAACCTCCGCAGCGCCCGAACCGCCCGCAGGGTGTGGCACCCCGGCCGTACCATCCCTTCCTGCCGGTGCGGGCGTCACGCCGGCTCCTTCCCCACCCCCGGGTGTGGCAGGGGCCACCGCCTCCGGCGCGGGGAGGGCACCGCCCCGATCCTGGGCCGAACCTGCGAGGGTGCCGGCTTGGGCGGAGCCGCCGTCGCCCAGCCAGCAGAGCCCCGGAAAGAGGACGCACCAGAAGTTGTGCCCCGCCCCCTCGCCCAGGACGACCCGCACGGCGGGATAGACGCCCGCAGGATAGACCGTTTCGCCCAGGCGCCGCGCCGCATACGGAAAGCGGCCCGTCTCCACCCGCGCGTCGTAGTGGAAGCCCGCCGACCGCAAGACGGCCTCGGCCCGCGCCTCAAGCCGTTCCGCCTGCCGGTCCACCCGGGCCAGGGCATCGTCCGGGGTGGTGGCTCCCGCCACCACCTGAGCCAGAACGGGAAGCAGCGCATCCCGCACCTGGAGCTTGACGGCCTGATCCTCGGGATCGTCGCTGTTGGCAACGATGTGCAGCCTCAGGATGGGCGGCACAGGTTGCGCGGGTGCCGCCGCCATGGAGGCGGCCGCCCCGACCGGCGTTGCAACCCCGGCGGGCCGGGCAGGACTTGCCCCCGCGGGCCCGTGCGCCGCCAGCCGGGGCCCCAGGCCGGCGGCCACCACCGTGGCCAGGGCCAGCCATCCCAGCACCCTCAGCCAGCGCCCCCATGTGCACCGGAGGGTTGCCATCACCATACCGCCGCCGGCCGGCACGACGATGCAGCCATGGACACCGGGCCCACCCTCGCCCGCCGGCCCGGATCCCCGGCCCCCGGCCGGCGGATTCAGCCAGTCTCCAAAGCCCATGCCCCT is part of the Thermaerobacter subterraneus DSM 13965 genome and harbors:
- a CDS encoding cell division protein SepF gives rise to the protein MGWMDRLLSLIGFEVEEEVVEAPAGEEPQGAQAAPRRRDGRHRERGEGGPGPRPGQLVPLAAGGRSQRVVIARPQSFDEVQEIAEHLKNRRPLILNLEDTDKETAQRILNFLSGTIYALNGEMHRIANGVVFFAPQNVETLVDRPDFLTRD
- the pgeF gene encoding peptidoglycan editing factor PgeF; its protein translation is MAPEGAVPEAGRQTGAVMRRQRVGGVEWLVPSGAPPWLFLAFTTRRGGVSRGPWAELNLGRSTADEPARVEANRQRVLAAAGPEWQWVAMPRMVHGAAVAVARAGEPWAPGRGPEADALVTTDPGVLLWATFADCVPVFLWGSATASRRGVALAHAGWRGTLAGVAPAAARALAEALGTGPERLHALIGPSIGPCCFEVDEPVLESLGRRLPWAEEVLSPSPRGAGYRHWDLWETNRRLLVEAGLDPRHVAVAGLCTACDTETFFSHRASGGRTGRMAGLIGIRPGAPAS
- a CDS encoding YggS family pyridoxal phosphate-dependent enzyme produces the protein MTIAERVAAVRDRIAAAAARAGRDPGEVTLVAVSKTVPVAAMREAYAAGIRDFGENRAQEARDKFPAFGEDVRWHFVGRLQTNKVKYIARHCHLLHSLDRLALAQEVDRRAGRCGRVLPCLVEVNVAGEPTKAGLPPEKVVPFLQQVAGMKGLQVVGLMTVAPPTDDPERVRPVFRQLRQLAEEAARQCRGLPGIELRHLSMGMTDDFEVAVEEGATIVRIGRAIFGERG
- a CDS encoding YlmC/YmxH family sporulation protein produces the protein MLKTSDLRTRDVINIVDGRRLGWVGDVEIDLQTGRIQAIVVPGPARWFGLFGRDRDYVIPWEQIVRFGQDVILVNVPGFVDMEGAAGSGREGMQASAG
- a CDS encoding stage II sporulation protein R, which codes for MATLRCTWGRWLRVLGWLALATVVAAGLGPRLAAHGPAGASPARPAGVATPVGAAASMAAAPAQPVPPILRLHIVANSDDPEDQAVKLQVRDALLPVLAQVVAGATTPDDALARVDRQAERLEARAEAVLRSAGFHYDARVETGRFPYAARRLGETVYPAGVYPAVRVVLGEGAGHNFWCVLFPGLCWLGDGGSAQAGTLAGSAQDRGGALPAPEAVAPATPGGGEGAGVTPAPAGRDGTAGVPHPAGGSGAAEVAGALAAPGAAAPSWSPVQAGGDGTAWQAAPAPRWFLLEWWQARIGRWWASLGWAQRASASH